TGCCCGCCTCTCCCATCATGATGTCCGTTAATCCGGCCATCATGATGTCCTGAAACACACCCTTTCTTGTCAGCCGCGCCGGTGCCTGACTGCGTACTATGAATTCACCAACCCGATAACTGACAAGGTGAACATCATGACGCAGCAGACACACACCGACCGCGGCACCGCCGTTGTCACCGGCGCCTCTACCGGCATGGGCGCACTCTACGCTGGCCGCCTGGCACGTATGGGCTATGACCTGATTATCGTGGCGCGTAACCATAACCGGCTGAACCAGCTGGCGGAGCATATCACCACCGACAGCGGTCGCAGCGTCGAGGTTGTCGCCGCTGACCTGGCCGATGCTGCCCAGCTTGCCAGACTGGAAGAGAAGCTGCGTCAGGACGCCAGCATCACGCTTCTGGTGAACAATGCCGGCATCGGCACCCACACGCCGCTGCTACAAAGCAGCGCAGAGCAGATGACCGCCATGATCAACCTGAACGTCACCGCCCTGACCCGCCTGACCTACGCCGTGGTGCCAGGATTTGTCGAGCGCGGGCGCGGTGCCATCATCAATATCGCCTCTATTGTCAGTATCGCGCCTGAGTTACTGAACGGCGTTTATGGCGGCAGTAAGGCCTATGTGCTGGCGTTTACGCAGTCGCTGCATCATGAACTGGCCGGTCAGGGTATTCAGGTGCAGGCCGTACTGCCCGGCGCGACCGCCACCCCGTTCTGGGATAACGGCGGCCTGCCCGTAGAGCAACTTGATCCAAAAATCGTGATGAGCGCGCAGGCGATGGTAGACGCCGCGCTCAGGGGCTTTGCCCGCGGCGAGCTGATCACCATCCCCTCCCTGCAAGATGAAACCCTGTGGACACAATACGAGCAGGCGCGCCAGGCGATGATCCCGCATCTTGGCAGCGACGCGCCGGCTCAGCGCTATCAACCTGTTTCTGTTCACTGATTCACGCTGACCTCTTAATAACCTTATAACGACTCATTTGAAGGAATATGATTATGAAACTGACTAATAACACTATTTTCATTACCGGCGGCACCTCCGGCATCGGCCGCGCAATGGCAGAAAAATTTCATCAGCTGGGCAACCAGGTAATTATCTCTGGACGCCGTGAGGCGCTGCTGAAGGAGGTGACCGCGGCCAGTCCGGGCATGGATTATGTGGTACTGGACGTAACAAGCGCCGACAGTATCAAAGCCGCTGCGCAAAGCGTGCTGACGCGCTATCCGGCGCTGAACGTGGTTATCAATAACGCCGGCATTATGCCTTTCGACAACGCGGCCGGCGAGCTGGACGATGCGCAGGCGGTCACGCTGCTTAATACCAATATTCTCGGGCCGGTACGCGTCAGCGCCGCCTTTATCGAACATCTGAAGCAGCAGCCTGATGCGGTGCTGATCAACAACAGCTCAGTACTGGCGTTCCTGCCGCTGGCGACCAATGCGCTCTACTCCGCCACCAAGGCCGCCATCCACTCCTATACCCTGTCGCAGCGCTTCCTGCTGCGCGACAGCGGCGTGCAGGTGATTGAGATCTCTCCGCCCTGGGTCGATACCGACCTGATTTACAAGAGCGGCGATCCGCGCGCCATGCCGCTGGAGGACTTTATCCGCGAAACCTTTGACAAACTGGGCACCGATACCATTGAAGCCATCGTCGATCGCGTGCTGCCGGTGCGTGATAACCCGGGCGCGAACGAACATGCCCTGGTGAACCAGTTCAACCAGTCTGTCGCCGATAACCCAATTCCTGTTCAGTAAACGAGACAGGGGCGTCCAGCCCCTGTTCTTATGCCGGAGATGAATTATGGCCACTATCACCACTTCCCAGCGCCGCGCCCTGCGCGCGCTGAGCATCGCTTACTTTGTACAGGCTACAGGAGCGCTCTCTGTTGCCGGCAGTCTGCCCGCGATATCCGCTGCCTGGCAGCTGACCGATGCGCAGAGCGCGCGCCTACTGAGCATATTTGGTCTGACCTTTGCGCTTGCCGCCCCGCTGGTTCAGGTGCTGTTTGGGCATCTGCGCCGTCGTCAGCTGGTGCTTGCAGGCATCGGGCTGTTTGGTCTGGGTGCCTTTGCTTTTGCGCTGTCGCCAGCTTACGGCGCGCTGGTTGCCTCGCGCATACTGATGGGCGTGGGCGCAGGCTTTATCGGCCCGGTGCTGGTTGCGCTCGGTTCCGAGCTGGTGCATGAACAGCAGCGCGGGCGAGCTATCGGCATGGTGTTGCTCGGGGTATCGATGGCGAGCCTGGCCGGTATTCCACTTGCCGCGTGGATTGCCAGCCTGTGGGGTGCCAGAACGCTGTTTGCGCTGGTGGGTCTGGTAAGCCTGCTGAGTGGGCTGAACGTCCTGCTGACGGTGCCGGATAAAAGCGCGGGCTCGCGTATCCGGCTTAGCGAGATAGCGGGCGTCCTGTCTGAAGGAAAATACCTGACCGCCTTCCTGGTGGTGTTTTTCATTACCTCCGGGGTCTACAGCTTTTACTCTTTTATCGCCCCGCTGATCCGCGACACCTACGCCGGCGGCACCCATGCGGTTTCTGCGGCGCTGGCGGTGCTGGGCATCGCCGGCGTGCTGGGAAATCTGTGGGTTACCCGGGCGGCGGCACGCTTTAGCGCTGAAAAGCTGCTGCTGAGCGGCATGACGCTGCTTATCCTGGATACGGTGCTGATTGTTCTGCTGCCGAAAACGCTGGGCCTGCTGCTGACGGCGCTGGTGTTCTGGGCCTTTGCCACAGACCTGCTCTGGCCCAGCCAGCAGCGCAGGATCGTTGAACTCTCCTCTGTCCGGCACCGCGGCATTGCGCTGGCGCTGACCAGCGCCTTTATGTTTGGTGGCATAGGTTTTGGCTCGGCAGTGGCTTCATGGATTTATCCGTTAACGGGTTTTTACGGGCTGGCCGGGATATCTGTCGCCTTTATTGTTCTGGCTTTGCTTAGCCTGCGGCTGTCAGAGAAGTTCAGAAAGCCTGCGGCGATTGCTGAGTTCTGTAAACACGGCGTCTGATCTCCCATTCACGCGTGCTTCCCCTGATTAAGGAAACGTTTCTCCTTAATGCGATAACGAGCTTTACAGGTGAAGCACGATCCCCCCTGTTACGCCTGATTCTGATCCTCTATCCGATACGGGTGGCAAATGATGGGGGTGAGATGAAGGCTGTTTTTCGCTCCACGCGGACGTTGCCTTTCTTGTATGTGCGCTTTGTGCCAGAAGCGGACATAGTTAACCTGTTTGCAAATTTACACACAGATATCGGTTCTCCTGATATCTGTGTGCGAAGTCTTTATTCCTGATGTTCAGGAATTCGGGCGATAACCTTTATCTCAAAATCAAAGCCCGCCAACCAGTTAACACCCACGGCTGTCCAGTTCGGATACGGGGGCTTCGGGAAAACGGTTTGTTTCACCTGCATAATAGTTGGAAATTGATTCTCCGGATCCGTATGAAAGGTTGTCACATCGATAAGATCGTCAAACGTACATCCAGCAGCGGTAAGTATGGCCTTAAGATTATCGAAGGCACGCACTACCTGCGTTTCAAAGTAGGGTTCAGGTGTACCGTCTTCCCGGCTACCCACCTGACCGGAAACAAACAGTAAATCACCAGAGCGGATGGCTGCAGAATAACCATGCTTCGCATAGAGAGCGTGGCGATTTGTAGGGAAAACGGGTTTCGGTTGGTTCATAACGTATCCTTTATTTGGATGTGCGACAGCTGATGCGCAGCATAAATAAATGAATTAATATACGCGGCGTATGTAAAATTAATCACACATACGCCGTGTATGTCAAACTTCATGCGCTGCGTATATTGCAAGGAGTCCGCATGGCTGCCAAACGCCGCGCCGAAACGATGGAAGAAACTCGCATAAAATTGATTGCGGCCGCACGAAAAGCCTTCGCCGAAAAAGGATTTGCAGCAGCATCAATGGATGATCTGACGGCCAGTGTCGGACTGACACGTGGGGCCCTGTACCATAATTTTGGGGATAAAAAAGGGTTGCTTGCCGCTGTGGTTACGCAGATTGATTCAGAAATGGCGCAACGTGCTAAAAGTGCAGCGGCACATTCCGATGATGACCAGCATAAGCTGCTGGCTGAAGGGATAGCCTATATCAAGATGGCGCTGGATGAAGAAGTTCGGCGCATCGTTCTGCTTGATGGCCCGGCTTTTCTTGGTGATCCTACAAAATGGCCGAGTCAGAATAATTGCCTCCAGGCTACTCGCGAGAGCATTTCAGATTTGATTGAAAGCGGCTTAATCAAACCGGTAGATGTGGATGCCACGGCCTGGCTGTTAAATGGTGCCGCACTGAATGCGGCTCAGTGGGTAGCCGCTAGCGATGCTCCACAGCATGCATTACCAAAAGCGATTCAGGTTTTTACCTTGTTGGTATGCGGCCTACTGAAGGATGTAAAGCATCCATAATCTTTATGAGACCAATTGAATGTTCAATGAAGTGTTGCTCGTCGCCTGGATGTAAACGGGTACTCCCGATTTTCGCTCATAGAAGACGGTAAGCAGGCTGCGGATGCTAACTTTGCCGTTCGCCCTCAGACCCTGGCCAGCAGGCCCGAACCCCGGAGGGATTCGGCGGAGCTTACCGGCTCTGCCGGTTAGCGGAGTGGGGCTCGACGACCCGGCTACGCCGGGGAGCCGGAGGGGGCCATCAGGTTTTTGATACTAACGTCCGCTTTGTGCCAGAAGCGGACATTGCTCCCGCACAACATTATGTGTTGATCATTGGGGATCAGGTCGTTTTCTATGAGGTCTATGCTTTGCTGAATACCAGTTAAACGCAAACGTGATGACTGGTAATGGATTTACTGACGTAGCGGTGAATCATCAATGCTGGCGGGTCATTCGCAGGAGGAGCGTTTACTGTTCCAAACCAGACAGGATTAGCCGGGCAAACGGAGCCACAAATGTAGGCAGGTATGCCCGCAAACGTACCCGCTATTGGTCTGTGGACATGGCCTGAAGAAATGGCGAGTAGTCTGGTCGGGGCGCGTTTAATCAAATCTTCCATCTCAGGCAGACCTCTGCACATCGTTTCGTCTAGCGTTGGTATGCCAGATGCAAATACGTGATGGTGCATAAACATCAATGACGGAGAGCTGCATGCATCGCTAATTTGATTATCCAACCATTCCAGATGGTCAGTCACACTGCCGTAATCCTTATAATCAATCGTCGAATCCAGACCAATCAGGCGAATGCCACCGGTGTTATGAATGAAGTGCAGGGCCTCTCCTTGGGCATCGTGCGCCCATCTGTTCTCATCCCAAACAGAACGCATTAGACTGCGGTCGTCTGAGTTACCCGGCAGGATCAACGAAGGGTAATTTTGCTGATTCAGACGGTCAGCTATCTTTATATAACCTTCCTGCCAATGACCATCCGTTAAATCACCTGTAAGTATCAGTACGTCAGGTTGCAGATGCGCAAGCCAGTTAAGTATCTGGTCGAACCGAAGCAGGTGATCATTTTCGGGTGAGGCGTGAATATCTGAAACCTGCGCTATCAGCATAAAGACCTCATACGATGATGGTGTGGAGCATAAGAACGTGATTTATGACCATGAATCCGGTTTCTAACATCATGTTTTTCACAACTATGGCAATAATGGACAGATTAATTAGGATGAGTAATTCAAAAAGTTGCGACGAATCAGACTGGCTGCAAAGGCGTTCGGGAATTCACAATGAATCACTAGGTTCAATTCTGACTGCTCAGAGCCAATGTTAGAAGGGATGCGTAACGTCCGCTCCTCGCTCTTAAAGAACTATAAGCCGCAAGTAAGATGAACACGTTGTTAGCTATACCGTGAGTTACAAACTGTAAAACAGTTCAGCTCAAATATTTCCCTGTTATTGCGACAGTAGACTTATCGAAATCAATGCTTAATGGAACCCCAGGAGGCAGAGTAAGCATTGGATGTGTATGGCAACAGTCGAAACCGTCTAAAAGTGGTAAAGATTTATCTGCCATAACTTCCTGTATCACATCAGCCGGTTGACGCCCGGTATCTGAGCTATCAAAAAGCTCATGCTTACCTAAAATTATTTCGCCTTCATGTATCTCAGGCATCCATTTGCTTCCCATGATTCCAGAAAGAGTATTCAGGTTACCGCCTATATGCGTTTAACAAACGCCAGTTATTCTCATATAGTAATTTAGGTCTGACCAACTCAGCGTCATCCCAGTTGAGACGTTCATCCGTCCACCTTTTGGCAGGCTGTAATATTGGGGGCCTGTATGATGCAGCGATGACCCACTAAATAGCTGCGTTTCTGTGTGGTGCTAACAGGGCAAAAAGACTATCTCCTGCCAGAACGATATCGAGGTCTCCGGCTCGTTCCAGGCGTATCGGGATGCAGAACTTCAGGTCAAGAGCGAAGACAAGCACTCTCGCTTTATCTGCATGAAGGATGCCGGTACATACGGCCTGCGGCCGGAAATGCCAGTTACGGATTAAGCAGGTCAGAAGATTCACGCAGCAACATCTAAAAGCTGCTTAACCAACTCACGTAAGTCCTCTTTCGCTTGCTGAAAGCCCGCTGCTGTGGGGCTTACGCTCAGAATATCGGCATAGCCATTCACCGCGCCGCCTATTATGCGGGCGGTGCGCGCCACATCGACCTGCCGGTAAAGGCCCTGACCAATGCCCGTTTCAATGAGCCTTTCTAAAAGGCTAAACCACCTGTTCATGTTGTTCATGGCCAAATCGGCATAGGCCGGATCGTGCTGGGCCTGCGTCCAGACCGAATTGTACAGCAGCCAGTCCGCATCCTGGGTTGCAGGCAAGCTGGTGATAAAAGCATCAAGCGCGACATCAGGCGCGAAACCTGCAATAGCCTCTTTAAAAGCCTCAAGATCGGTCTGCATGAAACGCTCAACCGCCTCCAGCCTGAGCGAACGCCAGTCGCGGAAATAGTGATAGATATGGCTACGTGAGATACCGACATGCTCGGTAAGCTCCCGGGTCGTCACTTTATCAATACCTTTATCAATAAAAAGCGCTATCGCTCCGTCGAGGATTTTAGCGCGAAGATTTTCAGCTGGCATAGGTTCATTATTTCCCTGCATTGACTTTGAGCAAGTGCTCAAATAGACTCACCCCAGTCTTGAGCAACCGCTCAAGAACATCATAATCAGAAGTTAAACATGCAAACATTCAAAACGCCAGCGCCGCCTGCGCCTGCTCGCAGCGCTCTGCAGACCCTGAAAATGTTGGGACGTCGGCATAGGAAAAAGCTATTGCTTACTTTTTTGCTGGTCGTTGCCGAGAACGTCATGTATCTGCTCTACCCGCTACTGGCGGGATTTGCCATCAACGCCATTCTTTCGGGACGGGCGCTGCACGCTATGCTATACGCGGGCATGGTATTCATTATGTGGGCGATTGGCGCCGCGCGCCGCAGCGTAGATACCCGCACTTTTGCCCGTATTTACGCCGAGCTCGCGGTCCCGGTGATCCTGACGCAGCGCAGCGAAAATCAGGGCGCATCGACCATTGTGGCGCGCGTGACGCTGTCGCGCGAATTCGTCGATTTTTTCGAGAAGCATCTGCCGGTGCTTATCACGTCCGTTGCGTCGATTACGGGAGCTGCCGTGATGCTGCTGGCTATTGAGTTCTGGACCGGCATCGCCTGTATCGCCATCCTGGTCTTCTTTGGCGGCTTTCTGCCCGGCTTCACGCGTAAAAACGAAGCGCTGTTTGTGCGCCTGAATAACCGGCTGGAAAAAGAGGTGGGTTTTGTCAGCACGGCCAGAGCGCCTTCACTGGCGAAGCATTACGGCGTGTTGGCAGGTTTGCGTATCCGCCTTTCCGATCGTGAAGCCATGGGATATCTGGCTATTGGGTGCGTGACTGCGCTGCTGTTCGCCATGACCATTCTCCACATGACGCTAAACGGCGTTCGCGATGCTGGTCATATCTATTCGGTGATGACCTATATGTGGATGTTCGCCATGAGTCTGGATGACGGCCCGCAGCTGCTGGAAAAGTACTCCCAGCTCAAGGATATCGGCCGCCGCGTCAACACCGGGCAAATCTGAGCCTGAACCAAAAATGACCATCTCCCGCTTAACCCCCGGATATACCAATGCCGCAATTCTTTATTGAAAGGCCTGTTTTTGCCTGGGTTGTCGCCCTGTTTATCGTACTGGCAGGCTTCATTGCCATTCCGCAGCTGCCTGTGGCGCAGTATCCCTCGGTGGCGCCGCCGGGCGTCAGCATTACGGTAACCTATCCGGGCGCCACGCCAGAAACCATGAATGAGTCGGTTATCTCGCTGATCGAAAGAGAGATCTCCAGCGTCGACGACATACTCTACTTCGAGTCTTCAAGCGATACCTCAGGCACCGCTACCATCACTGTGACCTTTAAACCCGGCACGGACATCAAGCTCGCTCAGGTTGATGTGCAGAACAAGATTAAGGTGGTTGAACCCCGTTTGCCGCAAACCGTCCGCCAGAATGGGCTAAACGTGGAGGCGGCCAATTCTGGCTTTTTGATGATTGTCGGGTTGCGCTCGCCCACGGGGCAGTACAGCGAACAGGACCTGAGCGACTATTTTGCGCGTAACGTTTCTGAGGAGCTGCGGCGCGTGCCGGGCGTTGGCAAAGTTCAGCTGTTTGGCGCGGAGAAAGCGATGCGCATATGGCTGGATCCGATCAAACTGTTCAACTATAAGCTGTCGGTCAGCGACGTCACTACCGCCCTGAGCCAGCAAAACGCACAGGTCTCGCCCGGCAGAATCGGCGATGAACCCGCGCAGCCCGGCCAGTCCGTCACTTACCCGCTCACGGTGCGCGGACAGCTCAGTTCGGTGGAGGATTTCCGCAACATTACGCTTAAGGCGCTGAATAACGGCTCGCGCGTCCGGCTGGCTGACGTGGCGCGCGTGGAGCAGGGGCTGCAAAGCTACGCGTTCGCTATTCGCGAAAATGGACACGCCGCCACGGCAGCAGCGATTCAGCTGATGCCCGGTGCCAATGCTGTGAGCACCGCAGAAGGCGTCCGTTCACGACTGAATGAACTCTCAACGGTGCTGCCGAAGGGCATGGCGTTCTCGGTGCCGTTTGATACCGCGCCCTTTGTGAAGCTGTCGATTGAGAAAGTCATACACACCTTTATTGAAGCCATGGTGCTGGTTTTCCTCGTGATGTTGCTGTTTCTGCAAAATCTGCGCTGCACCTTTATTCCGGCAATTGTCGCGCCGGTGGCGCTGCTCGGCACCTTTACCGTGATGCTGGTAAGCGGTTTTTCCATTAATGTGCTGACTATGTTCGGCATGGTGCTGGCTATCGGCATCATCGTGGACGATGCGATTGTGGTGGTAGAGAGCGTTGAGCGCCTGATGGCGGAAAAAGGCCTGTCGCCGAAAGAGGCGACGCGTGAGGCGATGCGCGAGATCACGCCAGCGATTATCGGCATTACGCTGGTGCTGACCGCCGTGTTTATCCCGATGGGATTCGCTACCGGCTCGGTCGGGGTCATCTACCGCCAGTTCACGCTCTCGATGGCCGTTTCCATTCTGTTCTCGGCTTTCCTTGCGCTGACCATGACTCCCGCGCTGTGCGCGTCGCTGCTGAAGCCGGTTGCGCAGCGCGGCGAGGAGAAGAAAGGCTTTGCAGGCTGGTTTAACCGCCGCTTCAATGCCCTGACGGCCCGCTATGAGCGAGGATTGCACGCCACGCTGCGCCGCAGCGGCCGCGTTATGCTGATTTACGCGGTGCTGTGCGCGGCGGTTTTTGCCGCCTGGTCGTCGCTGCCCTCATCGTTTATCCCCGATGAGGATCAGGGCTACTTCATGACGTCGATCCAGCTGCCGTCAGACGCCACGCTGGAAAGAACCCGCTATGTGGTCGATCGGCTTGAAAAAGCGATTATGGAAAGGCCCGGCATTGCCAGCAATATCTCTATTTTCGGCTTTGGTTTTTCCGGCTCCGGCCCGAACACCGCACTGGCCTTTACCACGCTGAAGGACTGGGGCGAGCGCCAGGGCGCAACCGCGAATGGCGAAGCGGAATTTGTTCAGGCCACAATGAGCAACGACGCTGCCGCCACGGTAATGAGTCTGATGCCGCCCGCCATCTCCGATATGGGGACGTCATCAGGTTTTAATCTTTACCTCGAGGATCGCGCCGGTCGCGGTTACGCCGCCTTGTTGCAGGCGGCCACAGCGCTGACGGAAAAGGCCAATCAGGGCGGCGTGGTGAGGGATGTCTACATTGAGGGGTTGCCAGAGGGCGTCAGCGCAGCGCTTGAGGTGGACCGGGAAAAAGCGCAGGCGATGGGCGTCAGCTTTGACGACATTAACCAGATGCTGTCATCCGCCATCGGCTCAAATTACGTGAATGACTACGTGGATAACGGACGCGTGCAGCAGGTTATCGTGCAGGCGGATTCCGTCTACCGCATGCAGCTGGCGGATTTACTCAGGCTCTACGTCAGGAATGCTTCGGGCGAGATGGTGCCGCTGTCGGCCTTTGTCACGGCAACCTGGTTGCAGTCGCCGCAGCAGCTCAATCGTTATCAGGGCTATCCCGCCATTAAAATCGCCGGCAGCCCCGGCGAGGGTTACTCCAGCGGCGCGGCGATGGCTGAGATGAACAGGCTCGCGGCATCACTGCCGACAGGCTATTTCGCCGAGTGGACCGGCGCCTCGCTGCAGGAGCGCAGCACGGCGGCGCAGATGCCCTTGCTGATAGCCTTATCCCTGCTTGTTGTCTTCCTGGTGCTTGCCGCGCTGTATGAGAGCTGGTCCGTGCCGCTTTCAGTCATACTTGTCGTGCCGCTGGGTATGGCGGGCGCGCTGCTGGCGGTGTTTATCGCGGGGATGACGAACGATGTTTTTTTCAAGGTCGGCATGATTACGCTCATCGGCCTTTCAACCAAAAACGCCATCCTGATCGTGGAGTTTGCGCGGCAGCTTTATGCGCAGGGTAAACCGTTAGCTGAGGCAGCCAGAGAGGCCGCCCGATTACGTCTGCGACCCATTATCATGACGTCGCTGGCTTTTACTCTTGGCGTGGTGCCGCTGATGGTGGCAAACGGGGCAAGTAAAAGTACCCAGAACGCGATTGGCACAGGCGTATTCGGCGGGATGATCAGCGGCACGCTGCTGGCGATTTTCTTCGTGCCAGTATTCTTTGTGATTATCACGTCGGCTGTGCAAAAGCTTAGCGGCACGTTAAAGGGTAGATAAAGTCTGATAGCTCAGCCTCGGGGCAATCCTGAGGCTGATTGCAGGGCCGTTCATCGCAAATATTGCATATACCCTTTTAGGCGCAAAGGACCGCTTGTCGCTCATAGCGATCCTTACTTCAGTATCAGTCCACTCTGTGCCACAAGCAGAAATCCCCTGCATCCTGATAAAGCGAAGCTCGACCTGCAGTTGTAAAGAGTGTCGATGATTATGTTAATACTGGCGCCATATGGGCAGGGTTAAAAGTTTACCGCCTTCAGACATGACTGATTATCGCCTCACGCTTTTCCTGGTATTATTCGAGCTTTCCAGCGGTATCGATTGGTACTGAGCATTGACCAAATGCCGACCGCCCTGCACTGACAGGATTTGAACTTTGAGGAACCAGAATGGATATCGTGACTTCACAGGCAATGGATGAAATCAATTTAGCGATCGGTCGTGCGGTATCTTCTTTGATTTCATCAGGAAAAAACGTTGAAAAACACAGCATCCTGGAGCAACTGAGGGAGTCTGAAAAAGAGGCAGTTGATGGTATGAAAAAAGTTTATGCGGACGCTATTGGCATGGTAGCTGGAAGT
Above is a genomic segment from Pantoea agglomerans containing:
- a CDS encoding ABC transporter six-transmembrane domain-containing protein, encoding MQTFKTPAPPAPARSALQTLKMLGRRHRKKLLLTFLLVVAENVMYLLYPLLAGFAINAILSGRALHAMLYAGMVFIMWAIGAARRSVDTRTFARIYAELAVPVILTQRSENQGASTIVARVTLSREFVDFFEKHLPVLITSVASITGAAVMLLAIEFWTGIACIAILVFFGGFLPGFTRKNEALFVRLNNRLEKEVGFVSTARAPSLAKHYGVLAGLRIRLSDREAMGYLAIGCVTALLFAMTILHMTLNGVRDAGHIYSVMTYMWMFAMSLDDGPQLLEKYSQLKDIGRRVNTGQI
- a CDS encoding TetR/AcrR family transcriptional regulator, with the translated sequence MPAENLRAKILDGAIALFIDKGIDKVTTRELTEHVGISRSHIYHYFRDWRSLRLEAVERFMQTDLEAFKEAIAGFAPDVALDAFITSLPATQDADWLLYNSVWTQAQHDPAYADLAMNNMNRWFSLLERLIETGIGQGLYRQVDVARTARIIGGAVNGYADILSVSPTAAGFQQAKEDLRELVKQLLDVAA
- a CDS encoding metallophosphoesterase; translated protein: MLIAQVSDIHASPENDHLLRFDQILNWLAHLQPDVLILTGDLTDGHWQEGYIKIADRLNQQNYPSLILPGNSDDRSLMRSVWDENRWAHDAQGEALHFIHNTGGIRLIGLDSTIDYKDYGSVTDHLEWLDNQISDACSSPSLMFMHHHVFASGIPTLDETMCRGLPEMEDLIKRAPTRLLAISSGHVHRPIAGTFAGIPAYICGSVCPANPVWFGTVNAPPANDPPALMIHRYVSKSITSHHVCV
- a CDS encoding multidrug efflux RND transporter permease subunit, coding for MPQFFIERPVFAWVVALFIVLAGFIAIPQLPVAQYPSVAPPGVSITVTYPGATPETMNESVISLIEREISSVDDILYFESSSDTSGTATITVTFKPGTDIKLAQVDVQNKIKVVEPRLPQTVRQNGLNVEAANSGFLMIVGLRSPTGQYSEQDLSDYFARNVSEELRRVPGVGKVQLFGAEKAMRIWLDPIKLFNYKLSVSDVTTALSQQNAQVSPGRIGDEPAQPGQSVTYPLTVRGQLSSVEDFRNITLKALNNGSRVRLADVARVEQGLQSYAFAIRENGHAATAAAIQLMPGANAVSTAEGVRSRLNELSTVLPKGMAFSVPFDTAPFVKLSIEKVIHTFIEAMVLVFLVMLLFLQNLRCTFIPAIVAPVALLGTFTVMLVSGFSINVLTMFGMVLAIGIIVDDAIVVVESVERLMAEKGLSPKEATREAMREITPAIIGITLVLTAVFIPMGFATGSVGVIYRQFTLSMAVSILFSAFLALTMTPALCASLLKPVAQRGEEKKGFAGWFNRRFNALTARYERGLHATLRRSGRVMLIYAVLCAAVFAAWSSLPSSFIPDEDQGYFMTSIQLPSDATLERTRYVVDRLEKAIMERPGIASNISIFGFGFSGSGPNTALAFTTLKDWGERQGATANGEAEFVQATMSNDAAATVMSLMPPAISDMGTSSGFNLYLEDRAGRGYAALLQAATALTEKANQGGVVRDVYIEGLPEGVSAALEVDREKAQAMGVSFDDINQMLSSAIGSNYVNDYVDNGRVQQVIVQADSVYRMQLADLLRLYVRNASGEMVPLSAFVTATWLQSPQQLNRYQGYPAIKIAGSPGEGYSSGAAMAEMNRLAASLPTGYFAEWTGASLQERSTAAQMPLLIALSLLVVFLVLAALYESWSVPLSVILVVPLGMAGALLAVFIAGMTNDVFFKVGMITLIGLSTKNAILIVEFARQLYAQGKPLAEAAREAARLRLRPIIMTSLAFTLGVVPLMVANGASKSTQNAIGTGVFGGMISGTLLAIFFVPVFFVIITSAVQKLSGTLKGR
- a CDS encoding TetR/AcrR family transcriptional regulator — its product is MAAKRRAETMEETRIKLIAAARKAFAEKGFAAASMDDLTASVGLTRGALYHNFGDKKGLLAAVVTQIDSEMAQRAKSAAAHSDDDQHKLLAEGIAYIKMALDEEVRRIVLLDGPAFLGDPTKWPSQNNCLQATRESISDLIESGLIKPVDVDATAWLLNGAALNAAQWVAASDAPQHALPKAIQVFTLLVCGLLKDVKHP
- a CDS encoding SDR family oxidoreductase; this translates as MKLTNNTIFITGGTSGIGRAMAEKFHQLGNQVIISGRREALLKEVTAASPGMDYVVLDVTSADSIKAAAQSVLTRYPALNVVINNAGIMPFDNAAGELDDAQAVTLLNTNILGPVRVSAAFIEHLKQQPDAVLINNSSVLAFLPLATNALYSATKAAIHSYTLSQRFLLRDSGVQVIEISPPWVDTDLIYKSGDPRAMPLEDFIRETFDKLGTDTIEAIVDRVLPVRDNPGANEHALVNQFNQSVADNPIPVQ
- a CDS encoding MFS transporter; its protein translation is MATITTSQRRALRALSIAYFVQATGALSVAGSLPAISAAWQLTDAQSARLLSIFGLTFALAAPLVQVLFGHLRRRQLVLAGIGLFGLGAFAFALSPAYGALVASRILMGVGAGFIGPVLVALGSELVHEQQRGRAIGMVLLGVSMASLAGIPLAAWIASLWGARTLFALVGLVSLLSGLNVLLTVPDKSAGSRIRLSEIAGVLSEGKYLTAFLVVFFITSGVYSFYSFIAPLIRDTYAGGTHAVSAALAVLGIAGVLGNLWVTRAAARFSAEKLLLSGMTLLILDTVLIVLLPKTLGLLLTALVFWAFATDLLWPSQQRRIVELSSVRHRGIALALTSAFMFGGIGFGSAVASWIYPLTGFYGLAGISVAFIVLALLSLRLSEKFRKPAAIAEFCKHGV
- a CDS encoding SDR family NAD(P)-dependent oxidoreductase, coding for MTQQTHTDRGTAVVTGASTGMGALYAGRLARMGYDLIIVARNHNRLNQLAEHITTDSGRSVEVVAADLADAAQLARLEEKLRQDASITLLVNNAGIGTHTPLLQSSAEQMTAMINLNVTALTRLTYAVVPGFVERGRGAIINIASIVSIAPELLNGVYGGSKAYVLAFTQSLHHELAGQGIQVQAVLPGATATPFWDNGGLPVEQLDPKIVMSAQAMVDAALRGFARGELITIPSLQDETLWTQYEQARQAMIPHLGSDAPAQRYQPVSVH
- a CDS encoding RidA family protein — translated: MNQPKPVFPTNRHALYAKHGYSAAIRSGDLLFVSGQVGSREDGTPEPYFETQVVRAFDNLKAILTAAGCTFDDLIDVTTFHTDPENQFPTIMQVKQTVFPKPPYPNWTAVGVNWLAGFDFEIKVIARIPEHQE